The following are encoded in a window of Natrononativus amylolyticus genomic DNA:
- a CDS encoding flavin reductase family protein, translating to MPAFNSDDLEPAENARLIKSAVTPRPIAWISTVDGDGNENLAPFSSYNYVGSSQPVVMFNSPSEASGRVKDTARNALETEQFAVNVVTEPLLERMDRTSASVPADESEFDLADVERAPCHRIDPPRVADAVVTMECTLYDAIEVYEKLMILGDVRYYHVSEEVLTDDRIDSRKLDTVGRLGGPYYTVSDPIDFERQF from the coding sequence ATGCCTGCATTCAACTCCGACGACCTCGAGCCCGCCGAAAACGCTCGGCTCATCAAGAGCGCCGTCACACCGCGCCCGATCGCCTGGATCAGCACCGTCGACGGTGACGGCAACGAGAACCTCGCACCATTCAGTTCGTACAACTACGTCGGCTCGAGCCAGCCTGTCGTGATGTTCAACTCGCCGAGTGAGGCATCGGGGCGGGTGAAAGACACGGCCCGGAACGCACTCGAGACCGAGCAGTTCGCCGTCAACGTCGTTACCGAACCGCTTCTCGAGCGAATGGACCGGACGTCCGCGAGCGTCCCCGCGGACGAAAGCGAGTTCGACCTCGCCGACGTCGAGCGGGCGCCGTGTCACCGGATCGATCCGCCCCGGGTAGCCGACGCCGTCGTCACGATGGAGTGTACGCTGTACGACGCGATCGAGGTGTACGAGAAACTCATGATTCTCGGCGACGTCCGGTACTACCACGTCTCCGAGGAGGTCCTGACGGACGACAGGATCGACTCGCGGAAGCTCGACACCGTCGGCCGACTGGGCGGGCCGTACTACACCGTCTCTGACCCGATCGACTTCGAGCGGCAGTTCTGA
- a CDS encoding proteasome assembly chaperone family protein: MSEEVALDIETSEPLQSTLILAFPGPGMAGVSANQYLIEQLELVETGHIQAEGLPSITPYENGRPYHHTRLFSEPEIPCTFLTSELPIPLQLSEPFGRILLEWLDESTVDEVTLLTAIPGLDSNRDLFYVASDDYYDRRLDGTDVSPLKGGFLTGVNASLIARAIDTSLRVGVLSTPVNPRHPLDGEAALRLVNGMNELYDFEADTTQLRDFADRTREHYEQLATRVQAQQQPSGRRPLTEDYGFM; this comes from the coding sequence ATGTCAGAGGAGGTCGCACTCGACATCGAAACGTCCGAACCGCTGCAATCGACACTTATACTGGCGTTTCCCGGTCCGGGAATGGCCGGCGTTTCTGCAAACCAGTACCTCATCGAGCAGCTGGAACTCGTCGAAACGGGCCACATCCAGGCGGAGGGTCTCCCGTCGATCACGCCGTACGAAAACGGCCGACCGTACCACCACACGCGACTCTTTTCGGAGCCGGAGATTCCGTGTACGTTTCTGACGAGCGAACTCCCGATACCGCTCCAGCTCTCGGAGCCCTTCGGCCGTATCCTCCTCGAGTGGCTCGATGAAAGCACCGTCGACGAGGTTACGCTGTTGACGGCGATTCCGGGACTGGACTCGAATCGGGACCTGTTCTACGTCGCTTCGGACGACTACTACGACCGCCGCCTAGACGGAACCGACGTCTCGCCGCTCAAAGGTGGGTTCCTGACGGGTGTCAACGCGAGCCTGATCGCTCGAGCGATCGATACGTCGCTTCGCGTCGGCGTTCTCTCGACGCCAGTCAACCCACGACACCCCCTCGACGGCGAGGCGGCGCTCCGTCTGGTCAACGGGATGAACGAACTGTACGACTTCGAGGCGGACACGACGCAACTCCGGGACTTCGCCGATCGAACGCGCGAGCATTACGAGCAACTGGCGACACGGGTCCAGGCACAGCAGCAGCCGAGTGGTCGCCGGCCACTCACCGAAGATTATGGATTTATGTAG
- a CDS encoding Cdc6/Cdc18 family protein, translating to MPDGHDYFSQENAIFRNKDLLQVSHLPDGDRIIGREQELSNLAGAIQPALTGSTPNNVLVYGKTGTGKSLCSKFITNQAISRAAENDVTIGVAYVDCLQESTETQAVQSLAHQLNDRTETSISIPHSGLSTSEYYRRLWRIIDERFDAALVILDEVDKMEDDDILMQLSRAVESGKLSSSTIGTIGISNKIRYKESLDERIKSSLCEREYVFPPYDATQIQEILHSRSDAFHDGVIEDSVIPRVAALAAREHGDARKAIDILRFAGEIAEEKTLDTVSETCVNQAHEREETSRLAELISKSPSHAKLVLEAMALLAKQPDRTDDAVQTTEVYDLYKRLCDRDDSSHLKLRRVRDILSELEFLSIIEQERKWAGKGKGNYMENRLVDDPDVIIAACEESSR from the coding sequence ATGCCGGACGGTCACGATTACTTCTCCCAGGAAAACGCCATCTTTCGCAACAAAGACCTCCTCCAGGTCTCACACCTCCCTGATGGGGATCGCATCATCGGCCGCGAACAGGAGCTCTCGAACCTCGCGGGTGCGATCCAGCCGGCGCTCACCGGAAGCACCCCGAACAACGTCCTCGTATACGGAAAAACCGGGACCGGGAAGTCCCTCTGTTCGAAGTTCATCACGAACCAGGCCATCTCTCGAGCGGCGGAGAACGACGTCACGATCGGCGTCGCGTACGTCGACTGCCTCCAGGAATCCACCGAGACGCAGGCGGTACAGTCGCTTGCACACCAGCTCAACGACAGGACGGAGACGTCAATCTCGATCCCCCATTCGGGGCTGAGCACGTCCGAGTACTATCGGCGACTCTGGCGGATCATCGACGAACGGTTCGACGCGGCGCTCGTCATCCTCGACGAGGTCGACAAGATGGAGGACGACGACATCCTCATGCAGCTCTCGCGCGCCGTCGAGTCCGGAAAGCTCTCCTCGAGTACGATCGGAACGATCGGCATCTCGAACAAGATCCGGTACAAGGAGTCGCTCGACGAGCGCATCAAATCGAGCCTCTGTGAGCGGGAGTACGTCTTTCCACCGTACGACGCGACGCAGATTCAGGAGATCCTCCACTCCCGGTCGGACGCGTTTCACGACGGCGTCATCGAGGACAGCGTTATCCCGCGTGTGGCTGCGCTGGCCGCTCGCGAGCACGGCGACGCGCGAAAGGCGATCGACATCCTCCGGTTCGCCGGCGAGATCGCCGAAGAGAAGACCCTCGACACCGTCTCCGAGACCTGCGTCAATCAGGCCCACGAGCGCGAGGAAACGAGCCGACTGGCCGAACTCATCTCGAAATCGCCGAGTCACGCCAAACTCGTCCTCGAGGCGATGGCGCTGCTGGCCAAACAACCCGACCGCACCGACGACGCCGTCCAGACGACGGAGGTATACGACCTCTACAAGCGTCTCTGTGACCGTGACGACTCGTCGCACCTCAAACTCCGCCGGGTGCGGGACATCCTGTCCGAACTCGAGTTTCTCTCGATTATCGAACAGGAGCGCAAGTGGGCCGGCAAGGGAAAGGGCAACTACATGGAGAACCGTCTCGTCGACGATCCGGACGTGATCATCGCAGCCTGTGAGGAGTCGAGTCGATGA
- a CDS encoding RNA-guided endonuclease InsQ/TnpB family protein, producing MKRANTFDVVPQSKEDEELLRRLLDASAALWNEINYERRENYADPDGDVWEISEYRGRYGGVLGASTVQQIERKNREAWNSFFSLKKKGEANGKPGFWGNAEDGRELRTYIRNTSYSVKWGEYSRLEILVGKDLKDKYGLGHHERLRLEVRGDPNWKEYEKQGRLELFYDEQAQTFRAFQPVTIDDSRLAHPLASEEAALDIGANNLVACTTTTGQQYLYEGRELFERFRETTREIARLQSLLENGRYSSHRIRRLYDRRTKRRDHAQNALVRDLIERLYKEGVSTVYVGALTDVLNTHWSVEANAKTHNFWAFRAFVNRLACTAEEYGISVEVRSEAWTSQECPNCGSTEGTTRHCDTLTCPCGFEGHADLTASETFLRRQTTVTRSMARPVCLKWDDHNWSESPRSVPNEEHTNPQVASVGR from the coding sequence ATGAAGCGAGCCAACACGTTCGACGTGGTTCCACAGTCCAAGGAGGACGAGGAGTTACTTCGACGCCTGTTGGACGCTTCTGCCGCTCTCTGGAACGAAATCAACTACGAGCGCCGCGAGAACTACGCTGACCCTGACGGCGACGTATGGGAAATCAGTGAGTATCGCGGACGCTACGGCGGTGTTCTCGGGGCTTCGACGGTTCAGCAAATCGAACGCAAGAACCGCGAAGCATGGAACTCGTTCTTCAGTCTCAAAAAGAAAGGCGAGGCCAACGGCAAACCCGGCTTCTGGGGCAACGCAGAAGACGGGCGTGAACTCCGCACGTACATCCGAAACACCTCGTACTCCGTCAAATGGGGCGAATATTCCCGCCTCGAAATTCTCGTCGGCAAAGACCTGAAAGACAAGTATGGTCTTGGACACCACGAACGTCTCCGGCTCGAAGTCCGAGGCGACCCCAACTGGAAGGAGTACGAGAAGCAGGGTCGGTTGGAGTTGTTCTACGACGAGCAAGCACAGACGTTCAGGGCCTTTCAGCCAGTCACTATCGACGATTCTCGGCTGGCACACCCACTGGCTTCGGAAGAAGCCGCTCTGGACATCGGTGCGAACAACCTCGTCGCCTGCACAACCACAACCGGCCAGCAATACCTGTACGAAGGACGCGAGCTGTTCGAGCGATTCCGCGAAACAACACGAGAAATCGCTCGTCTCCAATCACTGTTGGAGAACGGTCGATACAGTAGTCACCGCATCCGCCGCCTGTACGACCGACGAACCAAGCGACGTGACCACGCCCAAAACGCGCTTGTCCGTGACCTCATCGAACGCCTGTACAAAGAAGGTGTTTCGACGGTGTACGTGGGGGCGTTGACGGACGTACTTAACACGCACTGGTCGGTGGAGGCGAACGCGAAGACGCACAACTTCTGGGCGTTCAGAGCGTTCGTGAACCGGCTGGCGTGTACCGCCGAGGAATATGGTATCTCGGTGGAAGTACGGTCTGAGGCGTGGACGAGTCAAGAGTGTCCGAACTGTGGTTCGACAGAGGGGACGACGCGCCACTGCGACACGCTGACGTGTCCGTGTGGCTTCGAGGGGCACGCTGACCTCACAGCGTCGGAGACGTTCTTGAGACGGCAGACGACGGTAACACGGTCGATGGCACGGCCTGTATGCCTCAAGTGGGACGACCACAACTGGTCAGAGTCACCACGCTCAGTTCCCAACGAGGAGCATACGAACCCGCAAGTTGCCTCCGTGGGTCGGTAA
- a CDS encoding IclR family transcriptional regulator: protein MDADRNRSARTLETVARACDVIEALDSLDGAGVTELATHLDISKSSAHSYLNTLREKRLVVKRGDAYHLSLEFLYLGKSVCHRHVLFEHGKGVIERLARESGEYAHLMCEQHGLERNIYKVKGENAVGDDYHTTKERKPDSLHFTASGKALLAPLPDHRVREIVDAYGLVRKTENTITDPDALLEELQRVRERGFAVNDEEEIKGIRAIGAPIRSADGDVLGAISVSGPTSRLNGDYYANELPHMVMESTNVTEASINMSDATRTL from the coding sequence ATGGACGCCGACCGGAACCGATCCGCCCGAACCCTCGAGACGGTTGCGAGAGCCTGCGACGTGATCGAAGCCCTCGATAGCCTCGACGGCGCCGGCGTAACGGAACTGGCGACGCACCTGGATATTTCGAAGAGCTCCGCGCACTCGTATCTCAACACGCTTCGCGAGAAGCGACTGGTCGTCAAACGCGGCGACGCGTACCACCTCAGCCTGGAGTTTCTCTACCTCGGGAAGTCCGTTTGCCACCGTCACGTCCTCTTCGAACACGGCAAGGGCGTAATCGAACGCCTCGCTCGAGAGAGCGGGGAGTACGCCCACCTGATGTGCGAACAGCACGGCCTCGAGCGGAACATCTACAAGGTGAAAGGCGAGAACGCCGTCGGCGACGACTACCACACGACCAAGGAGCGAAAGCCGGATTCTCTCCACTTCACGGCGAGCGGGAAGGCTTTGCTCGCGCCCCTTCCGGACCATCGGGTTCGCGAGATCGTCGACGCCTACGGGCTCGTTCGCAAGACCGAGAACACCATCACCGACCCGGACGCGCTGCTCGAGGAGCTCCAGCGCGTCAGAGAGCGAGGGTTCGCGGTCAACGACGAGGAGGAGATCAAGGGAATCCGTGCCATCGGCGCACCGATACGGAGCGCAGACGGCGACGTACTCGGTGCGATCAGCGTCTCCGGGCCGACGAGCCGGCTCAACGGCGACTACTACGCGAACGAGCTTCCGCACATGGTGATGGAAAGTACGAACGTGACGGAAGCCAGCATCAATATGTCGGACGCAACCCGAACGCTGTAA
- a CDS encoding SHOCT domain-containing protein has protein sequence MGDRLQRFVAEDLWLLIAVVTFAILSLVGLAGLEALAGAIAIVGWFLLTPIFLFWGEEIADWLFEEREPERTHNESEGALDELKRRYAEGEIDDAEFEHRLNRLLEVDDALEGVFASDPGSDDGIAARDRQRDSPTEKPERDDTTAEDTRERELN, from the coding sequence ATGGGCGACAGGCTTCAGCGGTTCGTGGCCGAGGATCTGTGGTTGCTGATCGCCGTCGTGACGTTCGCGATTCTCAGCCTCGTCGGTCTCGCCGGCCTCGAGGCGCTCGCGGGCGCGATCGCGATCGTCGGCTGGTTCCTGCTGACGCCGATCTTCCTCTTCTGGGGCGAAGAGATCGCCGACTGGCTGTTCGAAGAACGCGAACCAGAACGCACGCACAACGAGTCCGAGGGCGCGCTCGACGAACTGAAGCGCCGGTATGCCGAAGGAGAGATCGACGATGCAGAGTTCGAACACCGGCTCAACCGGCTCCTGGAGGTCGACGACGCTCTCGAGGGCGTCTTCGCGTCCGACCCCGGGAGCGACGATGGAATCGCTGCTCGAGACCGCCAGCGCGATTCGCCGACGGAGAAGCCAGAGCGCGACGACACTACCGCGGAGGACACGCGCGAACGGGAACTGAACTGA
- a CDS encoding BCCT family transporter — MSNDGELGALGRFREELDPIVFLFGALLTVGVIATFFISRNTVEWAIAGLNTLFLEYLNWVLLVIVFLIVVFLLFLIVGPWGRIRFGDDPPEYSFFSFFAMLYSAGFAAGVVFWGPTEALFYYDSPSPLFDVSGGSSEAMSIAVQQTLFHWALPQLAVFTIMGIAIGYFAYNYEGVPLRVSSALTPLIGKDNLDGPTAKVIDILAVFATIGGVATSLGFIGSQFVTGLDFQWGINLGDAGILLVVTTMTMLFTISMVLGVDRGIRRLSNFNMILFAILLVAAFVVGPTLFLVLIGTQAISGMVTDFISMSLYTGAGEEGGTQWMNDWTVFYWAWALSWSPFAGLFIARISRGRSVREVAFTGIVATSAATIPWFVSLGGTALYFQHEGIADFSQVMAFEQGAEVTGFILFEAFPLGTVFMIAFMILVTTFFITSADSSTLAVSMMTTGGKAQPSNINRIFWGVVLGMTAAILMILGGVDALQQAAIITGGPFAFVCLLAMLGLIKHFSSRYGRILLQEETVMIGSADRTPNVGGRAQAGDDDD; from the coding sequence ATGTCTAACGACGGCGAACTCGGTGCCCTCGGCCGGTTCCGCGAGGAGCTGGATCCGATCGTGTTCCTGTTCGGGGCGTTGCTCACCGTCGGCGTAATCGCGACGTTTTTCATCAGTCGAAACACCGTCGAGTGGGCGATCGCCGGCCTGAACACGCTCTTTCTCGAGTACCTCAACTGGGTGTTGCTGGTGATCGTCTTTCTGATCGTCGTCTTTCTGCTGTTTCTGATCGTCGGGCCGTGGGGGAGGATCCGATTCGGCGACGACCCGCCGGAGTACAGCTTCTTCTCGTTTTTCGCGATGCTGTACTCCGCGGGGTTCGCCGCCGGCGTCGTCTTCTGGGGGCCGACCGAGGCGCTGTTTTACTACGACAGCCCGTCACCGCTGTTCGACGTCTCCGGCGGTTCGAGTGAAGCGATGAGTATCGCAGTCCAGCAGACGCTGTTCCACTGGGCGCTGCCCCAGCTGGCGGTGTTCACCATCATGGGGATCGCCATCGGCTACTTCGCGTACAACTACGAAGGAGTGCCCCTGCGCGTCTCCTCGGCGCTCACGCCGCTCATCGGAAAGGACAACCTCGACGGACCGACCGCCAAGGTCATCGACATCCTCGCGGTGTTCGCGACGATCGGCGGCGTCGCGACCTCGCTGGGGTTCATCGGCAGCCAGTTCGTCACCGGCCTCGATTTCCAGTGGGGGATCAACCTCGGCGACGCGGGTATCCTCCTCGTCGTAACGACGATGACGATGCTGTTCACCATCTCGATGGTGCTCGGCGTCGACCGCGGGATCCGGCGGCTCTCGAACTTCAACATGATTCTGTTCGCGATCCTGCTGGTCGCGGCGTTCGTCGTCGGTCCGACGCTCTTTCTGGTCTTGATCGGTACGCAGGCTATCAGCGGAATGGTCACCGATTTCATCTCGATGAGCCTCTACACCGGCGCCGGCGAGGAAGGCGGAACTCAGTGGATGAACGACTGGACGGTCTTCTACTGGGCGTGGGCGCTCTCGTGGTCGCCGTTCGCCGGGCTGTTCATCGCGCGCATTTCCCGGGGTCGATCCGTGCGCGAGGTCGCCTTTACCGGCATCGTCGCGACCTCCGCGGCGACCATCCCGTGGTTCGTCTCCCTCGGCGGCACCGCGCTGTACTTCCAGCACGAAGGGATCGCCGACTTCAGTCAGGTAATGGCGTTCGAGCAAGGCGCGGAGGTCACCGGCTTCATCCTCTTCGAGGCGTTCCCGCTCGGAACGGTGTTCATGATCGCGTTCATGATCCTCGTTACCACCTTCTTCATCACCTCGGCGGACTCCTCGACGCTCGCCGTCTCGATGATGACCACCGGCGGGAAGGCCCAACCCTCGAACATCAACCGGATCTTCTGGGGCGTCGTCCTCGGGATGACCGCCGCGATCCTCATGATCCTCGGCGGCGTCGACGCCCTTCAGCAGGCGGCGATCATCACCGGCGGTCCGTTCGCGTTCGTTTGTCTGCTCGCGATGCTCGGGCTGATCAAACACTTCAGCTCGAGATACGGCCGCATACTGCTCCAGGAGGAGACGGTGATGATCGGGTCCGCGGATCGCACACCGAACGTCGGCGGCCGAGCCCAGGCGGGTGATGACGACGACTGA
- a CDS encoding DUF7385 family protein: MDDIDFDELVSSLTPREENAAIKTYQNTVAVACPACGVEFDDLVVCKDNPTSLNLSRQLDLCVGSSDGQAVIFTHKK, from the coding sequence ATGGACGATATCGACTTCGACGAACTCGTCTCGTCGCTGACGCCCCGGGAGGAAAACGCGGCGATCAAGACCTACCAGAACACGGTTGCGGTCGCCTGCCCCGCCTGCGGGGTGGAGTTCGACGACCTCGTCGTCTGCAAGGACAACCCGACGAGTCTGAACCTCTCGAGACAGTTGGACCTGTGTGTCGGCTCGTCCGACGGGCAGGCGGTCATCTTCACGCACAAAAAGTGA
- a CDS encoding M14 family zinc carboxypeptidase: MRSNHHHERPPQSADEPDRYTYDDAVELEDSAFEGGTVGRRTFLSIAAATGAALALPSTVTAQVSDDRVTEKAAYAANATPQDYEVSLVFEFETVDAVTAFYDEFGEPDWDIDENLRATKVVYREEPTPAAHGWLTADELQDALDEFEVEFVEFSPGANPFWALEEPYGEYDVYPEYVEEFDVFPRVEDARDFISHGEAGQALDHLEAEYPDMVNVERIGHGPGHENHVTGEDADQRDIYVAELTNDVQDRDAFEEKDKAVFIVGIHANEQAGRESGSRILEQAAKGESEEFNPLLDDIVISFVYINPDGWIVRKPHIGNSLSHARGNASGLDTNRQYATIGWADPSFWPAEPDRAPDVRPGYDVGYDDVVPDAMATVEFLREYDNVEYVCDYHMMGFNPSLVLNLESNAAYDHDGTHNLDEVNRQINDGMYGHWGSIDAIRDDLDRAQQDTGGWGSGAQEFFNWGTIYDSIGYNVTGALLGWAGQSEEDGGLGAVTVAPELGYRDFEFWRPYVERHLAQAYHISMREFAEMCAADTNATVVTGGNDTAYVTADELTRTSADLSHTDESPGRGRGPGRERATEVQRRHGTVQPGPDGRASTTSGPRTHSLSVHFHAHGVDNGVVKLVNPAGQVVDEVDVSELEEDACCMTGQTSFYVPAPADGDWSLEFDGDGELEVDFTTVETDEEHPDPEDAFGYSQAEYSVNPMQFFDDLAPFVEDGSMEGISAHHVRVGRLMRGRSGERRYDKLVISGDFGRDDPAFLAAVEEFVEAGGDLLLTDTGVTLLADLEVGDAAALSEGDFEQIEVPIANLEDRDFDHHLLTDIRELQLEMWKGSQVGYTTGPDSPGTVIDEDAFESAGGEIAGTMGGAGVAAGTLSAGDAEINVLGSVLPVANQRELHPFGMSDYAVSFMGHTLICNALGFEQHRYVNDELVGVWGELR, translated from the coding sequence ATGAGGAGCAATCACCACCACGAACGACCACCACAGAGCGCAGACGAGCCCGACCGTTACACCTACGACGACGCCGTTGAACTCGAGGACAGCGCCTTCGAGGGCGGCACAGTCGGTCGCCGGACGTTCCTGTCCATTGCCGCCGCGACCGGCGCGGCGCTGGCGTTACCCAGCACGGTAACGGCACAGGTGTCGGACGACCGGGTCACCGAGAAGGCGGCGTACGCAGCCAACGCAACCCCGCAGGACTACGAGGTTTCACTGGTTTTCGAGTTCGAGACCGTCGACGCGGTCACCGCGTTTTACGACGAGTTCGGAGAACCCGACTGGGATATCGACGAGAACTTGCGCGCGACGAAGGTCGTCTACCGTGAGGAGCCGACGCCGGCAGCCCACGGCTGGCTCACCGCCGACGAGCTGCAGGACGCCCTCGACGAGTTCGAGGTCGAGTTCGTCGAGTTCTCGCCGGGTGCGAACCCGTTCTGGGCGCTCGAGGAACCCTACGGCGAGTACGACGTCTACCCGGAGTACGTCGAGGAGTTCGACGTCTTCCCGCGCGTCGAGGACGCCCGCGACTTCATCTCCCACGGCGAAGCCGGGCAGGCGCTCGACCACCTCGAGGCCGAGTACCCGGACATGGTGAACGTCGAACGCATCGGCCACGGGCCGGGACACGAGAACCACGTGACGGGCGAGGACGCAGACCAGCGCGACATCTACGTCGCGGAGCTGACCAACGACGTCCAGGACCGCGACGCGTTCGAGGAGAAGGACAAGGCGGTGTTCATCGTCGGGATTCACGCCAACGAGCAGGCCGGCCGGGAGTCGGGGAGTCGGATCCTCGAGCAGGCGGCGAAGGGCGAGTCCGAGGAGTTCAACCCGCTGCTCGACGATATCGTCATCTCGTTCGTCTACATCAACCCGGACGGCTGGATCGTCCGCAAGCCACACATCGGCAACAGTCTCTCCCACGCGCGCGGAAACGCCTCGGGGCTGGACACCAACCGCCAGTACGCGACGATCGGCTGGGCCGACCCGTCGTTCTGGCCGGCCGAACCCGACCGCGCGCCCGACGTCCGTCCCGGATACGACGTCGGCTACGACGACGTGGTGCCCGACGCGATGGCGACCGTCGAGTTCCTGCGCGAGTACGACAACGTCGAGTACGTCTGTGACTACCACATGATGGGGTTCAACCCGTCGCTCGTGTTGAACCTCGAGTCGAACGCCGCCTACGACCACGACGGCACCCACAACCTGGACGAGGTGAACAGGCAGATCAACGACGGGATGTACGGCCACTGGGGGAGCATCGACGCCATCCGCGACGACCTCGACCGCGCCCAACAGGACACCGGGGGCTGGGGCTCCGGCGCCCAGGAGTTCTTCAACTGGGGGACGATCTACGACTCGATCGGCTACAACGTCACCGGGGCGTTGCTCGGCTGGGCGGGCCAGTCCGAGGAGGACGGGGGTCTCGGCGCCGTAACCGTCGCACCGGAACTCGGCTACCGCGACTTCGAGTTCTGGCGGCCGTACGTCGAACGCCACCTCGCCCAGGCGTACCACATCTCGATGCGCGAGTTCGCCGAGATGTGCGCCGCAGACACGAATGCGACGGTCGTCACCGGCGGCAACGACACCGCGTACGTCACCGCCGACGAGTTGACGCGCACGTCGGCGGACCTCTCGCACACCGACGAGAGCCCCGGCCGAGGTCGCGGCCCCGGACGAGAGCGCGCGACCGAAGTCCAGCGCCGCCACGGCACCGTCCAGCCCGGTCCGGACGGCCGCGCGAGTACGACCTCCGGGCCGCGAACGCACTCGCTGTCGGTACACTTCCACGCCCACGGCGTCGACAACGGGGTCGTCAAACTGGTGAACCCCGCCGGTCAGGTCGTCGACGAGGTCGACGTCTCCGAACTCGAGGAGGACGCCTGCTGTATGACCGGCCAGACCAGCTTCTACGTCCCGGCGCCCGCCGACGGCGACTGGTCGCTCGAGTTCGACGGCGACGGCGAACTCGAGGTCGACTTCACCACCGTCGAAACCGACGAGGAACACCCCGACCCCGAGGACGCGTTCGGCTACTCCCAGGCCGAGTACAGCGTCAACCCGATGCAGTTCTTCGATGACCTGGCGCCGTTCGTCGAGGACGGCTCGATGGAGGGGATCAGCGCCCACCACGTGCGAGTCGGGCGACTGATGCGCGGCCGCTCGGGTGAACGCCGCTACGACAAACTGGTGATCTCCGGCGACTTCGGCCGCGACGATCCCGCGTTCCTCGCGGCTGTCGAGGAGTTCGTCGAGGCGGGCGGCGACCTGTTGCTCACCGACACCGGAGTTACCCTGCTGGCGGATCTCGAGGTCGGCGACGCGGCCGCGCTCTCCGAGGGCGACTTCGAACAGATCGAGGTTCCGATCGCGAACCTGGAAGACCGCGACTTCGATCACCACCTGCTGACCGACATCCGAGAGCTCCAGCTCGAGATGTGGAAGGGGTCGCAGGTCGGCTACACCACCGGTCCAGACTCCCCCGGAACGGTCATCGACGAGGACGCGTTCGAAAGCGCCGGTGGCGAAATTGCGGGCACGATGGGCGGTGCCGGCGTCGCTGCGGGGACGCTCTCTGCGGGTGACGCCGAGATCAACGTGCTCGGATCCGTCCTTCCCGTCGCCAACCAGCGCGAGCTACACCCGTTCGGGATGTCCGACTACGCCGTCTCGTTCATGGGACACACGCTGATCTGTAACGCTCTCGGCTTCGAACAGCACCGGTACGTGAACGACGAACTGGTCGGCGTCTGGGGCGAACTCCGCTAG